From Candidatus Hydrogenedentota bacterium:
AAATGCGCAGGCAAACATGGCCGGCTGGAGCGTCAGATTATTGCCGCCAATGTGGATGTGCTCGTCATTGTCGCCGCTGCGACGTCGCCCCCCTTCCGCCCCGGGCTCGTAGACCGCTTTCTTGTGGTGGGGCAGCAAGGCGGTGTGGAACCTGTGCTCTGTCTCAATAAAATTGATCTTGTAGAGGAAGAGCCGCCGGAGATGCGTTTCTACCGAGAATTGGGAATTGGTATCTGTCGCACCAGCTGTGTGACCGGCGAAGGTATCGCTGCATTACGCGATAAATTGACCGGGAAGACCAGTGTACTCGCAGGGCATAGCGGCGTGGGCAAATCGTCCATTCTCAACACCATGGATCCTGAACTCAAAATCCTAACCCAGAGCTTGAGCGAGGCAACCCGGCGGGGCAGACACACCACGACCTTATCCGTGCTCTATGAGCTTCATGATGATATACACATCATTGATACGCCGGGACTCCGTGCACTGGGATTGTGGAATATTGAACCCGAAGAAATCGCTTTTTATTTTCCGGAAATCGCAGCAACAAGCATGAGCTGCAAATTTAGAAATTGCACCCACATCCATGAAATCGAATGCGCCGTGAAAGAGGCTGTCGAAGCAGGAAGCCTGCCCCGAGCACGTTATGAATCCTATTGCCGTCTGCGCAGTGATTTGGACGCAGAAAAGCGCCAGCCATAGCCCCGTGTCGGGCGCCGGGCTCCCCCATCCGGAAAAGGCAGCAAAATGCGCCTTTATATCTTGCATCTGCATATGCGATATTGTATGATAACCTTGTTGGTGTACACCGTGTTTTATAATGTCCTTTGGTTTATACCGACGGTTAGGTAAAGAAATTGCCCCGATGTAAGGCGCGACGGGGCCGAGTAATTAGGATCGCAGCAACGGAGGGTATGTACATGTCGGATGTAAAAGCATTTTTTGACGGATTGGACGAGCGTGTAGACACGGAAAAAATCCAGGGTATGAATTCGATCTTTCAATTCAATCTCGGCGAAGAAGTCTATACCGTATCAATCAGTGACGGTAATGTGGCGGTGAGTGAGGGCGCTGTAGAAGGCGCAAATATTCAATTGACCATGACGCCGGAAGATTTTCTTGCCATGACCGGCGGCACGCTCAATTCGCAACAGGCTTTCCTCACGGGCAAACTGAAACTGAAAGGCGACATGCAGTTGGCGCTGAAGCTCGGATCCGTGTTCAACATTGGCTAAATCGAAACGACAT
This genomic window contains:
- a CDS encoding SCP2 sterol-binding domain-containing protein — encoded protein: MSDVKAFFDGLDERVDTEKIQGMNSIFQFNLGEEVYTVSISDGNVAVSEGAVEGANIQLTMTPEDFLAMTGGTLNSQQAFLTGKLKLKGDMQLALKLGSVFNIG
- the rsgA gene encoding ribosome small subunit-dependent GTPase A, whose translation is MSKHKRPGKKRRSSVRTRDWEQNPDADFSHDLSRHRRAQSKLVQHADVEDPLPTDVPPNAVVVSHSRKWAFVKKTDADPHRQPSADDTLLCKIDERLVEEEESLLAPGDRVFVELEGEDHVVRAIAPRQTSLAKCAGKHGRLERQIIAANVDVLVIVAAATSPPFRPGLVDRFLVVGQQGGVEPVLCLNKIDLVEEEPPEMRFYRELGIGICRTSCVTGEGIAALRDKLTGKTSVLAGHSGVGKSSILNTMDPELKILTQSLSEATRRGRHTTTLSVLYELHDDIHIIDTPGLRALGLWNIEPEEIAFYFPEIAATSMSCKFRNCTHIHEIECAVKEAVEAGSLPRARYESYCRLRSDLDAEKRQP